One Marinifilum sp. JC120 genomic window carries:
- a CDS encoding tetratricopeptide repeat protein, whose translation MEVVVKRLFLFFLFFLVFVATGCAKFSGPYYLNNHKYKEGIKAFSEKLQESPQDADSAYYVGRYYMALKKPKEARPYFSKAVSIESDNVDYLFWSGVNYWALKQYSKERAAYRDVLKLDPDHISANLYLAHSYLEEGKLIEALILYDKVIKLDKYNPEALYNRADILGRQGKKDEAVKAWKKFLEYYPDGTLAMSGTEKLNLLGDFTYRNFIFGTRNITLRSIKYKPGKVDSDLESKSSLHVIAAMMEENKKLCFHIVAYVNGNEDLAKTRAKNVRDYILSGHPDFDPARMPLSWFGAAEEVERSGRTFKLDESIQFITVVN comes from the coding sequence ATGGAGGTCGTTGTGAAACGTTTGTTTTTGTTCTTTTTGTTTTTTCTTGTATTTGTTGCGACCGGATGTGCTAAATTTTCAGGTCCATACTACCTGAATAATCACAAGTATAAGGAAGGTATCAAGGCATTCAGCGAAAAACTGCAAGAAAGTCCTCAAGATGCAGATTCCGCATACTATGTTGGCCGTTATTACATGGCCTTGAAAAAACCGAAGGAAGCCCGGCCGTATTTTTCAAAAGCCGTCAGCATTGAATCTGATAATGTTGATTACCTGTTCTGGTCCGGCGTCAACTATTGGGCCCTGAAGCAATACAGCAAGGAAAGGGCTGCCTATCGTGATGTTCTGAAGCTTGATCCTGATCATATTTCTGCCAATCTCTACCTCGCCCACAGTTACCTTGAAGAAGGAAAGCTTATTGAAGCTCTCATCCTTTATGACAAGGTCATCAAACTCGATAAGTACAATCCCGAAGCTCTCTACAACCGTGCTGACATACTGGGAAGGCAGGGCAAGAAAGATGAAGCTGTCAAAGCTTGGAAGAAATTCCTTGAGTATTATCCGGACGGTACACTGGCCATGAGCGGTACAGAAAAATTAAATTTGCTTGGGGATTTTACCTATCGCAATTTTATTTTCGGGACCCGCAATATAACTTTGCGCAGCATTAAATATAAGCCCGGAAAAGTTGATTCTGATCTGGAAAGTAAAAGTTCCCTGCATGTGATTGCAGCAATGATGGAAGAGAATAAGAAACTTTGTTTTCACATTGTGGCTTATGTGAATGGAAATGAAGATTTGGCAAAGACCCGTGCCAAGAATGTACGTGATTATATTTTGAGCGGGCATCCTGATTTTGATCCTGCAAGAATGCCTTTAAGCTGGTTCGGTGCAGCTGAAGAGGTCGAGAGAAGTGGCAGGACTTTCAAGCTTGACGAATCCATACAGTTTATAACTGTAGTTAACTAG